Within Oceanispirochaeta sp., the genomic segment TCCATTCTTAATATGAGCTATTTTAATCTTAAGGAATTGATAGAGACCTTTATTAAAGAAAAAGTGAACAGTGAAGGATTTCTGCATAAAATCGATCTACAAAGTGAAACCGCGGAAACCAGCATTAATTTCGACCGAAGCAGGATACTGACTGTACTGGAAAGCCTCTATCAGAATTCCGTGTATCCCAATGAAGAATCCAGGCACATTTCATATAAAATAGTCGGGAAGAGTATATCTGAAGATGATCAAATAGAAGGGATGCCCCCGGGAGAATATATTATACTGGACATTTGTGATGATGGCCCCGGAATTGAAGAAAAAGACATTGCTGATATCTTTAGCCCCTATTTCAGTACAAAACCCCACGGAAAGGGAAAAGGGCTGGGACTTACTGTCTGTGCCGGAATCGTACATCAATGCGGTGCTTACATTGAAACTATTCGGCCTCTGGAAAAGGGCTGTCTTTTCAGGATTTATTTTCCTGATAATTCAAGGAAGCCCGCCGGAGATTCTGATGATATCTATGCCGGAAAACAGGTAAAAACGATACTGCTGATCAATGATGATAAGATAATACGTGAATTGATGAAGCAGTCATTGATCACAGCCGGTTATTCATTCTATTCCACTTCTTCTGCTGAAGAAGGATTGAGCATCATTAAAACATTCCCCATTGATGTTCTGGTGACGGAACTTCTCCTTCCCGTTTCCAATGGTTATGAGCTGGTACATAAACTCCAAAAGAGCAGAAAAAATCTGAATGTGATTTTTCTTACCAACTATTCTGATAATACAAATGATTTAAGCAAGATTGAGAATATACGATTTCTTCAGAAACCGATTAAACCCAGTATGCTTATTAAGGAGATTCAGCAAATCACTAATGAGGGGCGCTACAGTGAAAACCCTGAATGATGGTTTGGCTCATAGACCCATGCATGTCCTGATTGCCGATGATGATGAAGGAGTCCGAGAGCTGCTTGAAGTTCTTTGCGGCAATCTCGGTTATGTCACCTCTTCAGTTTCAGACGGGGAGAGTGCACTTTCTGCTATAATCGCGGAAAAACCTGACCTTGTACTTTTAGATTGTATTATGCCCGGAATGAATGGATTTGAGGTTATTAAAGAAATTAAGAAAATAGATTCTTTAAAACATATTCCCATACTGCTGCTTACAGGGTTGACTTCAAGAGAGGACCGAATTAAGGGTATTACTGCCGGCGCCAATGATTTTCTGACAAAACCTATCGATGAAGAGGAATTATCTTTAAGACTGAAAAATGCTTTTCAGATAAAAGCGTATCAGAATCTGCTGGAGAATGAAAAAGTGTTATTGGATAATCTGGTAATTGAACGAACCATTGAACTCCAGACAGCTCTGGATCAGACTAAGGAAGCCTGTACTGATACTATCTATCGAATGGCCATCCTTTCGGAATACCGGGACTCTGATACGGGAGCCCATATTCAAAGAATAGGGGCATTTGCCAGGATTCTATCCCGTCTGGCGGGATATTCCGAAGATTTTCAGGAAGATATTTATTACAGTGCCATACTTCATGATATCGGGAAAATCGGTATTCCCGATTCTATTCTGTTAAAAAATGGAAGCCTGGAGAAGGAAGAGTGGGCCAGAATGATGAATCATACGGAAATAGGCGCCAAAATCCTGGGCAATTCAAAATCATCTTATATTACCATGGCTAAGAAAATTGCCCATTTTCACCATGAGCGTTGGGACGGCGGCGGTTATCCTGACGGCTTGACCGGTACTCAAATTCCGGTTGAAGCCAGAATTACCAATATAGTTGACCAGTACGATGCCCTCCGTTCAGACAGACCGTATAAAAAAGGGTTCTCTCATGAGGCTTCTATCGAGATTATTTTTATAGGAGACGGGCGTACAAAACCGGAGCATTTTGATCCTGACCTGCTCAAATGTTTTATGAAAAACCATCTGGAGTTTCGCGATATCTTCAGGAAGATGCAGGATGATACGGTGCTTATTAAAGAGTCCGGGTTAGGTGGTTAAGGAAAGATAAGTGTAGCAATCAATTCTGATGCTTCCGCTTTTCCCTTTGCCGGGTAATGCCCAACGAAGTTTTCTCAATCCGCCGGTCCCTTGAATCATATCGCCGGCTTCAGGGTTCTCACAAAGATAAACTTCCAACTCCCTCAAGTGATCTTCGGAAAGCTTTGCACTTGACCATTTTTTTCAAAAGCTGGCATGTAGACGAATTCACGTGTTATATAGAAATGTTGCACCCTATTAAATAGGGTATCAATGGGGCATTGTTTACTTTTTTCTTCAACTCCCCTGTAGCTTTTCTCCAAGGGAGTAGATGGGAGATTTCAACTCTTTACTTTCTTATAGCCGTATAAACAGTACCCTCGGAAGAGCCTCCTGTAATCGGATTTTCAAATTGAATATGATGGGACTCTGAATGACTGAACACTTTTGCCAAATGATCGCAAAAAGCTTTCTCTGGGGCACCATCCGCCCAGAGACCGAACACAGCTCCTTTTTTTAAGTGCCTGGAAAACTCAGACAGTCCCTGTTCCGTATAAAAATGCTTATTTGTCTGGTTTAATACATGTGTCGGTGTGTGATCAATGTCCAATAGAATAACATCATATTTTTTATCCGGAAATTCAGGATTAAAACTTTTAGTATCATCCCGTGATACTGCAAAAAAATCAGCCTGAATGATTTGGCAGCGGGAATCTTCTGTTAAGGTCTTACCCAGAGGTACCAGATGTTTCTGATGCCACTCAATGACGGCATCCAGATACTCAATAATAACAAGAGATTTAACATGTCTATCTTCCAGGGCGGCCGCCGCAGTGTAACCGAGGCCCAATCCACCGACTATGATATCCAGCTCCTCATGATCTGTTTTATCCAGCCCTATCCTGGCCAGCTGAGACTCTGATTCATGGAACAGGCTCGTCATTAAATAATGTTCACCCAGTTTTACTTCATAAATATCAGTATCTCCAAGCTGGAACATCCTCCGCCTGCGAAGCATCAAATCTCCAATAGGAGTTTTCTTAAAATCCAATTCTTCATAATTCTGGCTCATATAATCACCTTATACTGAAGACCCTAAGCCCAAAGCTTTTTGTTGGATTTTTTTTAATAAAAGAGCGTCAGCCCGTCGGATAGTTTTTACACGTCTAAGTACTGAATGGGTAAAGATCAATAATAATCAGATCCTTTTTTC encodes:
- a CDS encoding response regulator, with product MSTKHFAYKENKELQRLSGGIAHDLNNTIMVIDGFSECLKKTSGLSEKQVRYIDQIKKATVQIDNLTNILITICERSILNMSYFNLKELIETFIKEKVNSEGFLHKIDLQSETAETSINFDRSRILTVLESLYQNSVYPNEESRHISYKIVGKSISEDDQIEGMPPGEYIILDICDDGPGIEEKDIADIFSPYFSTKPHGKGKGLGLTVCAGIVHQCGAYIETIRPLEKGCLFRIYFPDNSRKPAGDSDDIYAGKQVKTILLINDDKIIRELMKQSLITAGYSFYSTSSAEEGLSIIKTFPIDVLVTELLLPVSNGYELVHKLQKSRKNLNVIFLTNYSDNTNDLSKIENIRFLQKPIKPSMLIKEIQQITNEGRYSENPE
- a CDS encoding HD domain-containing phosphohydrolase, which produces MKTLNDGLAHRPMHVLIADDDEGVRELLEVLCGNLGYVTSSVSDGESALSAIIAEKPDLVLLDCIMPGMNGFEVIKEIKKIDSLKHIPILLLTGLTSREDRIKGITAGANDFLTKPIDEEELSLRLKNAFQIKAYQNLLENEKVLLDNLVIERTIELQTALDQTKEACTDTIYRMAILSEYRDSDTGAHIQRIGAFARILSRLAGYSEDFQEDIYYSAILHDIGKIGIPDSILLKNGSLEKEEWARMMNHTEIGAKILGNSKSSYITMAKKIAHFHHERWDGGGYPDGLTGTQIPVEARITNIVDQYDALRSDRPYKKGFSHEASIEIIFIGDGRTKPEHFDPDLLKCFMKNHLEFRDIFRKMQDDTVLIKESGLGG
- a CDS encoding spermidine synthase; amino-acid sequence: MSQNYEELDFKKTPIGDLMLRRRRMFQLGDTDIYEVKLGEHYLMTSLFHESESQLARIGLDKTDHEELDIIVGGLGLGYTAAAALEDRHVKSLVIIEYLDAVIEWHQKHLVPLGKTLTEDSRCQIIQADFFAVSRDDTKSFNPEFPDKKYDVILLDIDHTPTHVLNQTNKHFYTEQGLSEFSRHLKKGAVFGLWADGAPEKAFCDHLAKVFSHSESHHIQFENPITGGSSEGTVYTAIRK